The following proteins are encoded in a genomic region of Magallana gigas chromosome 1, xbMagGiga1.1, whole genome shotgun sequence:
- the LOC105346028 gene encoding uncharacterized protein codes for MRTLQLCLSIYVVILFCSGGEPTTTKILRSKKSTIGPVFVTVTPKPNQLFQRQVLIKFKGPPDTSVSFEGRNLTKVQDLDGEFVSEAEFYSRSDTKFLYFDTTSEMLGFGVDQPGHYELHPSCNVNINSTDVGEFTTYTIQVTECQERTYGRLTRVVSRNGEIVVSDDNLKIEGNQEVLQGNATSVSFNRSRVMNEDEKLKYLILELVVFPKETFSSQIYRPRYEWRYTIIGSSKEDVVR; via the exons ATGAGGACTCTGCAGCTTTGCTTAAGTATTTACGTGGTCATTTTGTTTTGTAGTGGTGGTGAACCAACG ActactaaaattttaagaagTAAGAAATCAACGATTGGTCCTGTATTTGTGACAGTCACCCCGAAACCAAACCAACTCTTTCAACGGCAAGTTTTGATCAAATTCAAGGGACCTCCAGATACATCGGTTAGTTTTGAGGGACGAAATCTTACAAAAGTTCAAG ATTTGGATGGAGAGTTTGTATCTGAGGCCGAGTTTTATTCGCGTTCCGAtacaaaattcctttattttGACACCACTTCTGAGATGTTAGGGTTTGGAGTTGACCAGCCTGGACATTACGAACTACATCCCAGCTGTAACGTAAATATCAACTCTACCGATGTTGGAGagtttacaacatacaccattcAAGTAACAGAATGTCAGGAAAGAACCTATGGACGTCTTACACGTGTGGTGTCGAGGAATGGAGAAATCGTCGTTTCGGATgataatctaaaaatagaaGGAAACCAGGAGGTTTTGCAGGGAAATGCAACGTCAGTAAGCTTCAACAGATCCCGAGTGATGAACGaagatgaaaaattaaaatatttaattcttgAATTAGTAGTTTTTCCAAAAGAAACCTTTTCAAGTCAGATTTATCGACCTAGGTATGAATGGCGTTATACCATCATCGGATCATCTAAAGAAGATGTAGTTCGTTAA